The Oryzias latipes chromosome 16, ASM223467v1 genome includes a region encoding these proteins:
- the mag gene encoding myelin-associated glycoprotein isoform X1: protein MWCLELLLPLLLIIHNADSQWNVWVPRDITAMTNSCVVIPCTFMYPSSIRPYRGIHGIWYYGQPYPQLFPPVVFKTRTEVVHESYKGRTKLLGDLNQRNCTLLIGNIGAEHSGRYYFRADLGGANIYTYPDFAELKVLDQPSIDVPEEIVSDENLELTCYVPDNCPDMTPEIQWMYTDYLPDPEFSSDYVEEGNTAVMSSTLAFVPRPMHNGQLLGCRVYYPNTTLVYERLISLDIKYAPRSVWVNVSSEVMEGSSVTLHCEVDSNPPPRISWMFGEQELLWDTASNVSLFLDDVTPQNEGIYTCVGDNGFGAMNTSMYLSVRYPPREPVVNESMTVLEGSSLALHCSTQGNPAPTLTWLKDGELVGTITADELSVLEVIEVTPQGDGQYRCLAENEHGRASSSFNITVEYAPVLLEESKCTVVREGVQCVCMATGNPEPIIEFYLADLNITINETDNRYNFYMHTDGHMSTGMIKLREKGERVNNGGPAVNVHCSISNVYGRQSVLLELQQEKKYMMAVIVGTIGGVAVIAFIIAAVRYVGQNNKKENGNPRQDVVLENPALFYSAVKKDKQNLRKKVLKTELLGSKFNSILEETTGEDGDFQPVGPMAGLERQELNYASLEFIGVRPREGAPGRGDDGGNYMEIKAK from the exons ATGTGGTGTTTGGAGCTGCTCTTACCTCTGCTTTTGATCATCCACA ATGCCGACTCTCAGTGGAATGTCTGGGTACCTCGTGACATCACAGCCATGACGAATTCCTGCGTGGTCATCCCGTGCACCTTCATGTATCCGTCCAGCATCAGGCCATATCGGGGCATCCATGGGATCTGGTACTATGGCCAGCCTTACCCTCAGCTCTTCCCTCCTGTGGTTTTCAAAACGCGCACAGAAGTTGTTCATGAGAGCTACAAGGGGCGCACCAAGCTGCTGGGTGACCTGAACCAGAGGAACTGCACCCTGCTTATTGGCAACATTGGTGCAGAGCATTCTGGGAGATACTATTTCCGTGCTGACCTTGGTGGAGCTAATATTTATACGTACCCAGACTTTGCAGAGCTGAAAGTTTTGG atcAGCCCAGCATCGACGTGCCGGAGGAGATCGTCAGCGATGAGAACCTGGAGCTGACTTGTTACGTTCCTGATAACTGCCCGGACATGACGCCTGAGATCCAGTGGATGTACACAGACTACTTACCTGACCCAGAGTTCAGCTCTGACTATGTGGAGGAGGGCAACACAGCGGTGATGTCCAGCACCCTGGCGTTCGTTCCCAGACCGATGCACAACGGACAGCTGCTAGGCTGCAGAGTCTACTACCCCAACACCACACTGGTGTACGAGCGACTCATCTCCTTAGACATCAAGT ACGCGCCACGCTCGGTGTGGGTGAACGTCTCGTCTGAGGTGATGGAGGGCAGCTCTGTGACGCTGCACTGTGAGGTGGACAGCAACCCTCCTCCCAGGATCTCCTGGATGTTTGGAGAGCAGGAGCTTCTGTGGGACACGGCGTCCAATGTATCCCTCTTTCTGGATGATGTGACGCCTCAAAACGAGGGGATTTACACCTGCGTCGGAGACAACGGCTTTGGAGCCATGAACACCTCAATGTACCTGTCTGTCAGAT ATCCTCCTCGTGAGCCTGTGGTGAATGAATCCATGACGGTGCTCGAGGGCTCCTCTCTGGCCTTGCACTGCAGCACCCAGGGTAACCCAGCCCCCACCCTGACCTGGCTGAAGGATGGAGAGCTGGTGGGCACCATCACAGCTGACGAACTGTCGGTGCTGGAGGTCATTGAGGTCACACCCCAGGGAGACGGACAGTACCGCTGCTTGGCAGAGAATGAACACGGACGAGCCAGCAGCTCCTTCAACATCACCGTGGAGT ATGCTCCGGTCCTTCTGGAGGAGTCAAAGTGCACAGTGGTGAGGGAGGGGGTCCAGTGTGTCTGCATGGCGACGGGAAACCCCGAACCCATCATCGAGTTCTACCTGGCTGACCTGAACATCACCATCAACGAAACTGACAACCGCTACAACTTCTACATGCACACAGACGGTCACATGTCCACGGGCATGATCAAACTCAGAGAGAAAGGGGAGCGGGTCAACAATGGCGGCCCCGCTGTGAACGTCCACTGCAGCATTTCCAACGTGTATGGACGACAGAGCGTGCTCCTAGAGCTCCAGCAGGAaa AAAAGTACATGATGGCCGTCATTGTTGGCACCATTGGAGGGGTGGCGGTCATAGCCTTCATCATTGCAGCAGTCAGATATGTGGGCCAAAACAACAAGAA AGAGAATGGCAACCCTAGGCAGGACGTGGTCCTGGAGAACCCAGCTTTGTTCTACAGCGCAGTCAAGAAGGACAAACAAAATCTGAGGAAGAAAGTG CTTAAGACAGAGCTGTTGGGCTCAAAGTTTAACTCCATTCTAGAGGAGACTACG GGAGAAGACGGGGATTTCCAACCTGTGGGCCCTATGGCAGGACTGGAGAGGCAGGAGCTGAATTATGCTTCTCTGGAGTTTATCGGGGTCAGGCCCAGGGAGGGGGCCCCAGGGAGGGGGGATGACGGCGGCAACTATATGGAAATCAAGGCCAAATGA
- the mag gene encoding myelin-associated glycoprotein isoform X4, translated as MWCLELLLPLLLIIHNADSQWNVWVPRDITAMTNSCVVIPCTFMYPSSIRPYRGIHGIWYYGQPYPQLFPPVVFKTRTEVVHESYKGRTKLLGDLNQRNCTLLIGNIGAEHSGRYYFRADLGGANIYTYPDFAELKVLDQPSIDVPEEIVSDENLELTCYVPDNCPDMTPEIQWMYTDYLPDPEFSSDYVEEGNTAVMSSTLAFVPRPMHNGQLLGCRVYYPNTTLVYERLISLDIKYAPRSVWVNVSSEVMEGSSVTLHCEVDSNPPPRISWMFGEQELLWDTASNVSLFLDDVTPQNEGIYTCVGDNGFGAMNTSMYLSVRYPPREPVVNESMTVLEGSSLALHCSTQGNPAPTLTWLKDGELVGTITADELSVLEVIEVTPQGDGQYRCLAENEHGRASSSFNITVEYAPVLLEESKCTVVREGVQCVCMATGNPEPIIEFYLADLNITINETDNRYNFYMHTDGHMSTGMIKLREKGERVNNGGPAVNVHCSISNVYGRQSVLLELQQEKKYMMAVIVGTIGGVAVIAFIIAAVRYVGQNNKNLRQSCWAQSLTPF; from the exons ATGTGGTGTTTGGAGCTGCTCTTACCTCTGCTTTTGATCATCCACA ATGCCGACTCTCAGTGGAATGTCTGGGTACCTCGTGACATCACAGCCATGACGAATTCCTGCGTGGTCATCCCGTGCACCTTCATGTATCCGTCCAGCATCAGGCCATATCGGGGCATCCATGGGATCTGGTACTATGGCCAGCCTTACCCTCAGCTCTTCCCTCCTGTGGTTTTCAAAACGCGCACAGAAGTTGTTCATGAGAGCTACAAGGGGCGCACCAAGCTGCTGGGTGACCTGAACCAGAGGAACTGCACCCTGCTTATTGGCAACATTGGTGCAGAGCATTCTGGGAGATACTATTTCCGTGCTGACCTTGGTGGAGCTAATATTTATACGTACCCAGACTTTGCAGAGCTGAAAGTTTTGG atcAGCCCAGCATCGACGTGCCGGAGGAGATCGTCAGCGATGAGAACCTGGAGCTGACTTGTTACGTTCCTGATAACTGCCCGGACATGACGCCTGAGATCCAGTGGATGTACACAGACTACTTACCTGACCCAGAGTTCAGCTCTGACTATGTGGAGGAGGGCAACACAGCGGTGATGTCCAGCACCCTGGCGTTCGTTCCCAGACCGATGCACAACGGACAGCTGCTAGGCTGCAGAGTCTACTACCCCAACACCACACTGGTGTACGAGCGACTCATCTCCTTAGACATCAAGT ACGCGCCACGCTCGGTGTGGGTGAACGTCTCGTCTGAGGTGATGGAGGGCAGCTCTGTGACGCTGCACTGTGAGGTGGACAGCAACCCTCCTCCCAGGATCTCCTGGATGTTTGGAGAGCAGGAGCTTCTGTGGGACACGGCGTCCAATGTATCCCTCTTTCTGGATGATGTGACGCCTCAAAACGAGGGGATTTACACCTGCGTCGGAGACAACGGCTTTGGAGCCATGAACACCTCAATGTACCTGTCTGTCAGAT ATCCTCCTCGTGAGCCTGTGGTGAATGAATCCATGACGGTGCTCGAGGGCTCCTCTCTGGCCTTGCACTGCAGCACCCAGGGTAACCCAGCCCCCACCCTGACCTGGCTGAAGGATGGAGAGCTGGTGGGCACCATCACAGCTGACGAACTGTCGGTGCTGGAGGTCATTGAGGTCACACCCCAGGGAGACGGACAGTACCGCTGCTTGGCAGAGAATGAACACGGACGAGCCAGCAGCTCCTTCAACATCACCGTGGAGT ATGCTCCGGTCCTTCTGGAGGAGTCAAAGTGCACAGTGGTGAGGGAGGGGGTCCAGTGTGTCTGCATGGCGACGGGAAACCCCGAACCCATCATCGAGTTCTACCTGGCTGACCTGAACATCACCATCAACGAAACTGACAACCGCTACAACTTCTACATGCACACAGACGGTCACATGTCCACGGGCATGATCAAACTCAGAGAGAAAGGGGAGCGGGTCAACAATGGCGGCCCCGCTGTGAACGTCCACTGCAGCATTTCCAACGTGTATGGACGACAGAGCGTGCTCCTAGAGCTCCAGCAGGAaa AAAAGTACATGATGGCCGTCATTGTTGGCACCATTGGAGGGGTGGCGGTCATAGCCTTCATCATTGCAGCAGTCAGATATGTGGGCCAAAACAACAAGAA CTTAAGACAGAGCTGTTGGGCTCAAAGTTTAACTCCATTCTAG
- the mag gene encoding myelin-associated glycoprotein isoform X3: MWCLELLLPLLLIIHNADSQWNVWVPRDITAMTNSCVVIPCTFMYPSSIRPYRGIHGIWYYGQPYPQLFPPVVFKTRTEVVHESYKGRTKLLGDLNQRNCTLLIGNIGAEHSGRYYFRADLGGANIYTYPDFAELKVLDQPSIDVPEEIVSDENLELTCYVPDNCPDMTPEIQWMYTDYLPDPEFSSDYVEEGNTAVMSSTLAFVPRPMHNGQLLGCRVYYPNTTLVYERLISLDIKYAPRSVWVNVSSEVMEGSSVTLHCEVDSNPPPRISWMFGEQELLWDTASNVSLFLDDVTPQNEGIYTCVGDNGFGAMNTSMYLSVRYPPREPVVNESMTVLEGSSLALHCSTQGNPAPTLTWLKDGELVGTITADELSVLEVIEVTPQGDGQYRCLAENEHGRASSSFNITVEYAPVLLEESKCTVVREGVQCVCMATGNPEPIIEFYLADLNITINETDNRYNFYMHTDGHMSTGMIKLREKGERVNNGGPAVNVHCSISNVYGRQSVLLELQQEKKYMMAVIVGTIGGVAVIAFIIAAVRYVGQNNKKEKTGISNLWALWQDWRGRS, translated from the exons ATGTGGTGTTTGGAGCTGCTCTTACCTCTGCTTTTGATCATCCACA ATGCCGACTCTCAGTGGAATGTCTGGGTACCTCGTGACATCACAGCCATGACGAATTCCTGCGTGGTCATCCCGTGCACCTTCATGTATCCGTCCAGCATCAGGCCATATCGGGGCATCCATGGGATCTGGTACTATGGCCAGCCTTACCCTCAGCTCTTCCCTCCTGTGGTTTTCAAAACGCGCACAGAAGTTGTTCATGAGAGCTACAAGGGGCGCACCAAGCTGCTGGGTGACCTGAACCAGAGGAACTGCACCCTGCTTATTGGCAACATTGGTGCAGAGCATTCTGGGAGATACTATTTCCGTGCTGACCTTGGTGGAGCTAATATTTATACGTACCCAGACTTTGCAGAGCTGAAAGTTTTGG atcAGCCCAGCATCGACGTGCCGGAGGAGATCGTCAGCGATGAGAACCTGGAGCTGACTTGTTACGTTCCTGATAACTGCCCGGACATGACGCCTGAGATCCAGTGGATGTACACAGACTACTTACCTGACCCAGAGTTCAGCTCTGACTATGTGGAGGAGGGCAACACAGCGGTGATGTCCAGCACCCTGGCGTTCGTTCCCAGACCGATGCACAACGGACAGCTGCTAGGCTGCAGAGTCTACTACCCCAACACCACACTGGTGTACGAGCGACTCATCTCCTTAGACATCAAGT ACGCGCCACGCTCGGTGTGGGTGAACGTCTCGTCTGAGGTGATGGAGGGCAGCTCTGTGACGCTGCACTGTGAGGTGGACAGCAACCCTCCTCCCAGGATCTCCTGGATGTTTGGAGAGCAGGAGCTTCTGTGGGACACGGCGTCCAATGTATCCCTCTTTCTGGATGATGTGACGCCTCAAAACGAGGGGATTTACACCTGCGTCGGAGACAACGGCTTTGGAGCCATGAACACCTCAATGTACCTGTCTGTCAGAT ATCCTCCTCGTGAGCCTGTGGTGAATGAATCCATGACGGTGCTCGAGGGCTCCTCTCTGGCCTTGCACTGCAGCACCCAGGGTAACCCAGCCCCCACCCTGACCTGGCTGAAGGATGGAGAGCTGGTGGGCACCATCACAGCTGACGAACTGTCGGTGCTGGAGGTCATTGAGGTCACACCCCAGGGAGACGGACAGTACCGCTGCTTGGCAGAGAATGAACACGGACGAGCCAGCAGCTCCTTCAACATCACCGTGGAGT ATGCTCCGGTCCTTCTGGAGGAGTCAAAGTGCACAGTGGTGAGGGAGGGGGTCCAGTGTGTCTGCATGGCGACGGGAAACCCCGAACCCATCATCGAGTTCTACCTGGCTGACCTGAACATCACCATCAACGAAACTGACAACCGCTACAACTTCTACATGCACACAGACGGTCACATGTCCACGGGCATGATCAAACTCAGAGAGAAAGGGGAGCGGGTCAACAATGGCGGCCCCGCTGTGAACGTCCACTGCAGCATTTCCAACGTGTATGGACGACAGAGCGTGCTCCTAGAGCTCCAGCAGGAaa AAAAGTACATGATGGCCGTCATTGTTGGCACCATTGGAGGGGTGGCGGTCATAGCCTTCATCATTGCAGCAGTCAGATATGTGGGCCAAAACAACAAGAA GGAGAAGACGGGGATTTCCAACCTGTGGGCCCTATGGCAGGACTGGAGAGGCAGGAGCTGA
- the mag gene encoding myelin-associated glycoprotein isoform X2, producing the protein MWCLELLLPLLLIIHNADSQWNVWVPRDITAMTNSCVVIPCTFMYPSSIRPYRGIHGIWYYGQPYPQLFPPVVFKTRTEVVHESYKGRTKLLGDLNQRNCTLLIGNIGAEHSGRYYFRADLGGANIYTYPDFAELKVLDQPSIDVPEEIVSDENLELTCYVPDNCPDMTPEIQWMYTDYLPDPEFSSDYVEEGNTAVMSSTLAFVPRPMHNGQLLGCRVYYPNTTLVYERLISLDIKYAPRSVWVNVSSEVMEGSSVTLHCEVDSNPPPRISWMFGEQELLWDTASNVSLFLDDVTPQNEGIYTCVGDNGFGAMNTSMYLSVRYPPREPVVNESMTVLEGSSLALHCSTQGNPAPTLTWLKDGELVGTITADELSVLEVIEVTPQGDGQYRCLAENEHGRASSSFNITVEYAPVLLEESKCTVVREGVQCVCMATGNPEPIIEFYLADLNITINETDNRYNFYMHTDGHMSTGMIKLREKGERVNNGGPAVNVHCSISNVYGRQSVLLELQQEKKYMMAVIVGTIGGVAVIAFIIAAVRYVGQNNKKENGNPRQDVVLENPALFYSAVKKDKQNLRKKVGEDGDFQPVGPMAGLERQELNYASLEFIGVRPREGAPGRGDDGGNYMEIKAK; encoded by the exons ATGTGGTGTTTGGAGCTGCTCTTACCTCTGCTTTTGATCATCCACA ATGCCGACTCTCAGTGGAATGTCTGGGTACCTCGTGACATCACAGCCATGACGAATTCCTGCGTGGTCATCCCGTGCACCTTCATGTATCCGTCCAGCATCAGGCCATATCGGGGCATCCATGGGATCTGGTACTATGGCCAGCCTTACCCTCAGCTCTTCCCTCCTGTGGTTTTCAAAACGCGCACAGAAGTTGTTCATGAGAGCTACAAGGGGCGCACCAAGCTGCTGGGTGACCTGAACCAGAGGAACTGCACCCTGCTTATTGGCAACATTGGTGCAGAGCATTCTGGGAGATACTATTTCCGTGCTGACCTTGGTGGAGCTAATATTTATACGTACCCAGACTTTGCAGAGCTGAAAGTTTTGG atcAGCCCAGCATCGACGTGCCGGAGGAGATCGTCAGCGATGAGAACCTGGAGCTGACTTGTTACGTTCCTGATAACTGCCCGGACATGACGCCTGAGATCCAGTGGATGTACACAGACTACTTACCTGACCCAGAGTTCAGCTCTGACTATGTGGAGGAGGGCAACACAGCGGTGATGTCCAGCACCCTGGCGTTCGTTCCCAGACCGATGCACAACGGACAGCTGCTAGGCTGCAGAGTCTACTACCCCAACACCACACTGGTGTACGAGCGACTCATCTCCTTAGACATCAAGT ACGCGCCACGCTCGGTGTGGGTGAACGTCTCGTCTGAGGTGATGGAGGGCAGCTCTGTGACGCTGCACTGTGAGGTGGACAGCAACCCTCCTCCCAGGATCTCCTGGATGTTTGGAGAGCAGGAGCTTCTGTGGGACACGGCGTCCAATGTATCCCTCTTTCTGGATGATGTGACGCCTCAAAACGAGGGGATTTACACCTGCGTCGGAGACAACGGCTTTGGAGCCATGAACACCTCAATGTACCTGTCTGTCAGAT ATCCTCCTCGTGAGCCTGTGGTGAATGAATCCATGACGGTGCTCGAGGGCTCCTCTCTGGCCTTGCACTGCAGCACCCAGGGTAACCCAGCCCCCACCCTGACCTGGCTGAAGGATGGAGAGCTGGTGGGCACCATCACAGCTGACGAACTGTCGGTGCTGGAGGTCATTGAGGTCACACCCCAGGGAGACGGACAGTACCGCTGCTTGGCAGAGAATGAACACGGACGAGCCAGCAGCTCCTTCAACATCACCGTGGAGT ATGCTCCGGTCCTTCTGGAGGAGTCAAAGTGCACAGTGGTGAGGGAGGGGGTCCAGTGTGTCTGCATGGCGACGGGAAACCCCGAACCCATCATCGAGTTCTACCTGGCTGACCTGAACATCACCATCAACGAAACTGACAACCGCTACAACTTCTACATGCACACAGACGGTCACATGTCCACGGGCATGATCAAACTCAGAGAGAAAGGGGAGCGGGTCAACAATGGCGGCCCCGCTGTGAACGTCCACTGCAGCATTTCCAACGTGTATGGACGACAGAGCGTGCTCCTAGAGCTCCAGCAGGAaa AAAAGTACATGATGGCCGTCATTGTTGGCACCATTGGAGGGGTGGCGGTCATAGCCTTCATCATTGCAGCAGTCAGATATGTGGGCCAAAACAACAAGAA AGAGAATGGCAACCCTAGGCAGGACGTGGTCCTGGAGAACCCAGCTTTGTTCTACAGCGCAGTCAAGAAGGACAAACAAAATCTGAGGAAGAAAGTG GGAGAAGACGGGGATTTCCAACCTGTGGGCCCTATGGCAGGACTGGAGAGGCAGGAGCTGAATTATGCTTCTCTGGAGTTTATCGGGGTCAGGCCCAGGGAGGGGGCCCCAGGGAGGGGGGATGACGGCGGCAACTATATGGAAATCAAGGCCAAATGA